The Microlunatus soli genome contains the following window.
TCCGAGGACCGGCGTCCGCGAATCCGTGCTCGCCACCGCATCGGCACTGCTGGACGAGTCCGGTGCCGCCGGGTTCACCACCAAGGCGGTCGCAGCCCGCGCCGGCGTCGCCGAATCGAGCATCTTCTACCACTTCGGCGATCGGCTGGGCCTGTTGCAGGAGGTCATCTTCGCCGAGGTCGGTGGGTACAAACAGCTGATCGACAGCCTGATGGTCGACCCGGAACCGCCGGACCTCGAGGTCGGTCTGCGACGGGTGCTGGATTACCTCGAGGACTACTTCGAACGCCTGCTCCCCGGGATGACGACGCTGCAGGCCGACCCGCAGACGCTGGCCGCCTTCCGGGACCGCAGCCAGGAACTTGATCTCGGTCCGCACCGCGCCGTCGGCCTGCTCCGGGACTATCTGCGGTCCGAGCGCGCCGCCGGCCGGGTCGCTGCCGATGCCGACCTGCTGGTGGTTGCGACGTTCGCGGTCGGGTCCGCCTTGCAGCGGGCCCAGCTGCGCCGATTCGGTGGACGGGCCCGATCGCTGCCGTCGAACGGCCAGCTCACCCGCCAGCTGGTCCGGCTCCTGAGCTGATCGGCGCCGCTACCGTCGACCGATGATCATGGTCGGTCAAAGCCTCAACGATGAACCGTCGGTGAGACTCAGTGGGCCTGCATCACGACCACGGTACGGCCAGGGATGGTGACCAGACCGTCGGCGGGCACCGGATCGGTCGGCAGCTCGCCGTCGACGCCGGTATGGGCCAGCACCGTGTATTCCTTCGCCCACGGACCGCCCGGGAGTTGCACCTCGACCGGATCCGCACCGCCGTGGAACCAGATCAACAGGGCGTCCTCCTCGGTGCGATCGTCGCGGTCGTCGGTGAGGAACATGCCCAGCGTCCGACGCTCGCCGTCCTGCCATTCCTGAT
Protein-coding sequences here:
- a CDS encoding TetR/AcrR family transcriptional regulator, with translation MNNPAGSSRRRGRPRTGVRESVLATASALLDESGAAGFTTKAVAARAGVAESSIFYHFGDRLGLLQEVIFAEVGGYKQLIDSLMVDPEPPDLEVGLRRVLDYLEDYFERLLPGMTTLQADPQTLAAFRDRSQELDLGPHRAVGLLRDYLRSERAAGRVAADADLLVVATFAVGSALQRAQLRRFGGRARSLPSNGQLTRQLVRLLS